In a genomic window of Spirosoma agri:
- a CDS encoding RluA family pseudouridine synthase has protein sequence MKLNFEDLIVFENDDYILINKPPHVASLDERTPDRSGQSIVRMAKAYYADAQLGHRLDKETSGILAIAKNSEAYRHLAMQFEHREVTKRYHAVTNGIHDFDGISVYLPISPIKDGTAVRIDREKGKVAETIFNTLQAYRTTTLVECMPVTGRMHQIRVHLMCLKAPIVNDSTYGGEPVYLSDVKRKFNLKQGTEELPLINRVALHAYSLTFTLLDGEEQTFVAPYPKDFGVLVKQLEKFS, from the coding sequence TTGAAACTGAACTTTGAAGACCTCATCGTATTCGAGAACGATGATTACATCCTGATCAATAAACCACCGCATGTTGCGTCCCTCGACGAGCGTACGCCCGATCGAAGTGGGCAAAGTATCGTGCGAATGGCAAAAGCCTATTACGCTGATGCGCAACTGGGACACCGGCTGGATAAAGAAACGTCGGGTATTCTGGCTATTGCCAAAAATTCGGAGGCTTATCGGCATCTGGCCATGCAGTTCGAGCACCGCGAGGTAACGAAACGCTACCATGCCGTAACGAATGGCATCCACGACTTCGACGGTATTTCGGTTTACCTGCCCATCTCGCCCATTAAAGATGGTACGGCGGTTCGGATCGATCGGGAGAAGGGAAAAGTTGCCGAAACGATTTTCAATACCTTGCAGGCGTACCGTACAACGACGCTGGTCGAGTGTATGCCCGTTACAGGACGGATGCACCAGATACGGGTTCACCTGATGTGCCTGAAAGCCCCCATCGTCAACGATTCGACCTACGGCGGAGAACCCGTCTATCTGTCGGACGTAAAACGCAAGTTCAACCTGAAACAGGGTACGGAGGAATTACCGCTGATCAATCGCGTCGCCCTTCACGCTTATTCATTGACATTCACCTTATTGGATGGTGAAGAACAAACGTTTGTGGCGCCGTATCCGAAAGACTTCGGGGTATTGGTGAAGCAGTTGGAAAAATTTAGTTGA
- the rpmB gene encoding 50S ribosomal protein L28, producing MARVCQITGKRTRTGNNVSHANNKTKRKFFPNLQKKRFFVESTGEWVTLKVATSAIKTINKNGLEATLRKAYERGTLTV from the coding sequence ATGGCCAGAGTTTGTCAAATCACAGGAAAGCGCACACGGACGGGAAACAATGTTTCTCATGCTAATAATAAAACAAAGCGTAAATTTTTCCCGAACCTGCAAAAGAAGCGGTTCTTCGTCGAATCAACCGGCGAGTGGGTTACGCTGAAAGTGGCTACATCGGCCATTAAGACTATAAACAAAAACGGGCTGGAAGCAACGCTCCGTAAGGCATACGAACGCGGTACGCTGACGGTATAG